A genomic stretch from Georgenia muralis includes:
- a CDS encoding biotin carboxylase N-terminal domain-containing protein: MASAATTPAGSGRRPFTTLLVANRGEVAVRVLRAARAAGLRTVAVYSDADAASPHVRLADTAVRLGPAPAAQSYLDIPALIEAARRTGADAVHPGYGFLSESAAFARACEDAGLTFVGPPSDVIALMGRKDAARAVAVRAGVPVLPAVVDGKRSGTGDGDQQHAHDVPARDGDLAQVDRAHDDDLARRALAEVGLPLLVKAAAGGGGKGMRVVRDAVDLPAAIAAARREATAAFGDGALLVERYVEGGRHVEVQVLADSHGTVLHLFERDCSVQRRHQKVVEEAPAPIITATLREELTGAAVRLAREVGYVGAGTVEFLVAGDEAYLLEMNTRLQVEHPVTEAVTGLDLVALQLAVARGDRLPLRQEDVAVTGHAIEVRVYAEGPDFLPQAGTATTVRWPTRARTDTALEPGQEVGTWYDPLLAKIIAHGPTRESARAALVRALDDTAVLGVTTNTGFLRRLVASDDFRAAAIDTAWLDTHPGAFPTQADDVALVAGAVALADALTGARRGPGATNGSGAAHPFGAGDGWRLGGPPAPVVLTLAHDGDVHEVTVGPGDWLSPAEVRGHDVGTGVLDVVVDGRALAIRRLPAAGTQHAPTLPVQPGLGAGHELRLEIDGLAHAVVVETGPGRVAVSRHGQTTVLTVPDRRSRGAESSSDGAVAAPMPGLVRDVAVEAGEHVEAGALLGVLEAMKMETRLLAPHPGTVAEVLVAPGDQVTLGQALFTVRGHG; encoded by the coding sequence GTGGCGAGCGCAGCGACCACCCCGGCCGGGTCCGGGCGGCGGCCGTTCACGACGCTGCTCGTCGCCAACCGCGGCGAGGTGGCGGTGCGGGTTCTGCGTGCCGCGCGCGCCGCCGGGCTGCGCACCGTCGCGGTGTACTCCGACGCTGATGCCGCCTCACCGCACGTCCGCCTCGCCGACACCGCCGTCCGGCTCGGGCCGGCGCCCGCCGCGCAGTCCTACCTCGACATCCCCGCGCTCATCGAGGCCGCCCGGCGCACGGGTGCCGACGCCGTCCACCCCGGCTACGGCTTCCTCTCCGAGAGCGCCGCGTTCGCCCGCGCCTGCGAGGACGCCGGCCTCACGTTCGTCGGACCGCCCTCGGACGTCATCGCGCTCATGGGACGCAAGGACGCCGCGCGCGCCGTCGCCGTGCGGGCCGGGGTGCCGGTGCTGCCCGCGGTGGTCGACGGCAAGCGGTCGGGGACCGGCGACGGCGACCAGCAGCACGCGCACGACGTACCCGCGCGCGACGGGGACCTCGCGCAGGTGGATCGTGCGCACGACGACGATCTCGCCCGACGAGCCCTCGCCGAGGTGGGACTGCCCCTCCTCGTCAAGGCCGCCGCCGGCGGCGGCGGCAAGGGCATGCGGGTGGTGCGCGACGCCGTCGACCTGCCCGCCGCCATCGCCGCCGCCCGCCGGGAGGCGACGGCGGCCTTCGGTGACGGCGCCCTCCTCGTCGAGCGGTACGTCGAGGGCGGACGCCACGTCGAGGTGCAGGTCCTCGCCGACAGCCACGGCACTGTCCTGCACCTGTTCGAGCGGGACTGCTCGGTCCAGCGCCGCCACCAGAAGGTGGTCGAGGAGGCCCCGGCGCCCATCATCACCGCGACGCTGCGCGAGGAGCTCACCGGCGCGGCCGTGCGGCTCGCCCGCGAGGTGGGGTACGTCGGTGCCGGCACGGTGGAGTTCCTCGTCGCCGGCGACGAGGCGTATCTCCTCGAGATGAACACCCGGCTCCAGGTGGAGCACCCCGTCACCGAGGCGGTCACCGGCCTGGACCTCGTGGCCCTCCAGCTCGCCGTCGCCCGCGGGGACCGGCTGCCCCTGCGTCAGGAGGACGTCGCCGTCACCGGCCACGCGATCGAGGTGCGCGTCTACGCCGAGGGGCCTGACTTCCTCCCGCAGGCCGGCACGGCGACCACGGTCCGCTGGCCGACGAGGGCGCGCACCGACACGGCCCTCGAGCCCGGGCAGGAGGTGGGCACCTGGTACGACCCGCTGCTCGCCAAGATCATCGCCCACGGACCCACCCGCGAGTCCGCCCGCGCGGCTCTCGTGCGGGCGCTCGACGACACGGCCGTCCTCGGTGTCACGACGAACACCGGCTTCCTGCGCCGGCTCGTCGCCTCCGACGACTTCCGTGCCGCGGCCATCGACACCGCCTGGCTCGACACCCACCCCGGTGCCTTCCCCACACAGGCCGACGACGTCGCGCTCGTCGCGGGGGCGGTGGCGCTCGCGGACGCGCTCACCGGCGCCCGGCGCGGGCCTGGCGCGACGAACGGTTCCGGCGCTGCCCACCCGTTCGGTGCCGGCGACGGCTGGCGGCTCGGCGGGCCGCCCGCGCCGGTCGTGCTCACGCTCGCGCACGACGGCGACGTCCATGAGGTGACCGTGGGCCCTGGCGATTGGCTGTCGCCAGCAGAGGTCAGGGGCCATGACGTGGGCACCGGTGTCCTCGACGTCGTGGTCGATGGGCGCGCACTCGCCATCCGTCGTCTCCCTGCGGCGGGCACCCAGCACGCGCCCACCCTTCCCGTGCAGCCTGGCCTCGGTGCCGGCCACGAGCTCCGGCTGGAGATCGACGGCCTGGCCCACGCCGTCGTCGTCGAGACGGGCCCGGGCCGCGTCGCCGTCTCCCGCCATGGCCAGACCACCGTGCTCACGGTGCCCGACCGGCGCAGCCGCGGCGCCGAGTCATCCTCGGACGGTGCGGTCGCCGCCCCGATGCCCGGCCTCGTCCGCGACGTCGCCGTCGAGGCGGGGGAGCACGTGGAGGCCGGCGCCCTCCTCGGTGTCCTCGAGGCGATGAAGATGGAGACCCGCCTCCTCGCACCCCATCCCGGCACCGTGGCCGAGGTCCTCGTCGCACCGGGCGACCAGGTCACGCTCGGCCAGGCCCTCTTCACCGTCCGGGGGCACGGGTGA
- a CDS encoding hydroxymethylglutaryl-CoA lyase has product MSAPRAVPLAGLPERVTVYEVGPRDGLQNEPLVLPVAVKAELVRRLVAASLSAVEVTSFVRPGLVPQLADAAELMAAVDPTTGVRHPVLVPNERGLERALAAGAQEVAIFASATESFAQRNLNRSVAESLLMIAPVVAGARESGLPVRGYLSMCFGDPWEGDVALGQVVDVAARLVELGCTELSLGDTIGVATPGHVVALLDALDAVGIGTERLAVHFHDTYGQALANTLAALQHGITTVDAAAGGLGGCPFAGSATGNLATEDLVWMLHGLGIDTGVDLDALVATSEWLAGHLGRPSPSRVVRALSRPDHPTVEAPSSTGSSETAAPAPDEPPAPTR; this is encoded by the coding sequence GTGAGCGCGCCGCGCGCGGTGCCGCTCGCCGGCCTGCCCGAGCGGGTGACGGTCTACGAGGTCGGTCCCCGGGACGGCCTCCAGAACGAGCCGCTCGTCCTGCCCGTCGCCGTCAAGGCCGAGCTGGTCCGCCGGCTGGTGGCCGCCAGCCTGTCCGCGGTCGAGGTCACGAGCTTCGTCCGGCCGGGGCTCGTGCCGCAGCTCGCCGACGCCGCAGAGCTCATGGCCGCCGTCGACCCCACGACGGGCGTGCGCCATCCCGTGCTCGTCCCCAACGAGCGCGGGCTCGAGCGCGCCCTGGCCGCCGGCGCGCAGGAGGTGGCGATCTTCGCCAGCGCCACGGAGTCCTTCGCCCAGCGCAACCTCAACCGCTCAGTGGCCGAGTCGCTCCTCATGATCGCTCCCGTCGTCGCCGGAGCGCGGGAGAGCGGCCTGCCCGTCCGGGGATATCTCTCCATGTGCTTCGGCGACCCGTGGGAGGGCGACGTCGCGCTCGGCCAGGTGGTCGACGTCGCCGCCCGCCTGGTCGAGCTCGGCTGCACCGAGCTCTCCCTCGGCGACACGATCGGGGTGGCGACGCCCGGGCACGTGGTCGCGCTCCTCGACGCGCTGGATGCTGTGGGGATCGGCACCGAACGCCTCGCCGTCCACTTCCACGACACGTACGGCCAAGCCCTCGCCAACACCCTCGCGGCTCTGCAGCACGGCATCACGACCGTCGACGCCGCTGCCGGCGGGCTCGGCGGGTGCCCCTTCGCCGGCAGCGCGACGGGCAACCTCGCCACCGAGGACCTCGTCTGGATGCTCCACGGCCTGGGCATCGACACCGGCGTCGACCTCGACGCGCTCGTCGCGACGAGCGAGTGGCTGGCCGGACACCTCGGCCGGCCGAGTCCCTCCCGGGTGGTCCGTGCCCTGAGCCGGCCCGACCACCCCACGGTGGAGGCGCCGTCGTCCACCGGCTCATCCGAGACTGCGGCGCCCGCGCCGGACGAACCACCCGCACCCACCCGTTGA
- a CDS encoding nitronate monooxygenase, translating into MRTAFTDLVGVEHPLAGFNRTPAVVVEVSRAGGLGVLGATMYTPDQLDAQLTWIEEQLEGRPYAVDVLVPARSRAAVGPDPAIPAEHRAFVDALLEKYGIPPLSEPVDPFGRIDASLETNTSAGLVEALLDVTFAHRPALVANALGTPPPAMLERARAAGVPVAALVGKREHAERQLAAGVDLLVAQGTEAGGHTGGVATMVLTPEVVAVAGDVPVLAAGGIATGPQLAAALALGAAGGWAGSVWLASHEDLAGRAIKDKLLAASSSDTVISTSRTGKPARQLASAWLAEWAAPGAPAPLPLPLQPMLVREAWERIDAAAERGVATARDLESFFVGQVVGSMTELRPTADIVRDIVTGCEARLRELCGR; encoded by the coding sequence ATGCGCACCGCCTTCACCGACCTCGTCGGGGTGGAGCACCCGCTCGCGGGGTTCAACCGCACCCCGGCCGTCGTCGTCGAGGTCTCCCGCGCGGGCGGGCTCGGCGTGCTCGGCGCCACGATGTACACGCCGGACCAGCTCGACGCCCAGCTCACCTGGATCGAGGAGCAGCTGGAGGGGCGGCCCTACGCAGTCGACGTGCTCGTGCCCGCGCGGTCCAGGGCCGCGGTCGGGCCCGACCCTGCCATCCCCGCCGAGCACCGGGCGTTCGTCGATGCCCTCCTGGAGAAGTACGGCATCCCGCCGCTCAGCGAGCCGGTGGACCCGTTCGGCCGCATCGACGCGAGCCTCGAGACCAACACGTCCGCCGGGCTCGTCGAGGCGCTCCTGGACGTGACGTTCGCGCACCGGCCGGCCCTCGTCGCCAACGCCCTGGGCACCCCACCACCGGCCATGCTCGAGCGGGCTCGGGCCGCGGGCGTCCCCGTCGCGGCGCTCGTGGGCAAGCGCGAGCACGCCGAGCGCCAGCTCGCCGCCGGGGTCGACCTCCTCGTCGCGCAGGGCACGGAGGCCGGCGGGCACACCGGCGGTGTCGCCACGATGGTCCTGACCCCGGAGGTCGTCGCGGTCGCCGGGGACGTGCCGGTCCTGGCCGCCGGTGGCATCGCGACCGGCCCGCAGCTCGCCGCGGCGCTGGCCCTCGGCGCTGCGGGCGGCTGGGCCGGCTCGGTCTGGCTCGCCAGCCACGAGGACCTCGCCGGCCGTGCCATCAAGGACAAGCTGCTCGCGGCGTCGAGCTCGGACACGGTCATCTCGACCAGCCGGACGGGCAAGCCGGCCCGTCAGCTCGCCAGCGCGTGGCTCGCGGAGTGGGCCGCCCCTGGGGCGCCTGCCCCGCTGCCGCTGCCGCTCCAGCCGATGCTCGTGCGGGAGGCGTGGGAGCGCATCGATGCCGCCGCCGAGCGTGGCGTGGCGACGGCGCGCGACCTCGAGTCGTTCTTCGTCGGCCAGGTGGTGGGGAGCATGACCGAGCTGCGACCGACGGCGGACATCGTCCGCGACATCGTCACCGGCTGCGAGGCGCGCCTGCGCGAGCTGTGCGGGCGCTGA
- a CDS encoding Dyp-type peroxidase — MVRARSGTTEETPTTSVGAPGVGRRTFLTGGAGAVAGAAATWLGTRAAADPAAPAPTPEDAAGTATVPWRGEHQAGVVTAPQAFGTFLAMDLADDVDRDALVRLMRVWTDDVDRLTTGRGGLSDTEPELAEVPARLTVTLGLGPGFFTAADLEAQRPAWLGPLPAFGVDRLEDRWSGGDLVLQICADDPITVAHAVRLLTKEARSFASVRWVQQGFRNAPGTTPSGQTMRNLFGQVDGTTNPRTGTDDALIWAGGDGVPAWLEGGTTMVVRRIAMDVDRWDELDRTGREIVVGRDLDTGAPLTGGAEHDEVDLEATNELGFPVIDIASHVRRSRTSDPTQRILRRAYNYDVPPKPGRLSSSGLIFVAFQADLEHQFIPLQRRLDEMDLLNEWTAPIGSAVFAVPGGVRTEGEYLAQRLLEG; from the coding sequence ATGGTTCGCGCACGGTCCGGTACGACGGAGGAGACGCCGACGACCTCCGTTGGCGCCCCGGGGGTCGGCCGGCGGACCTTCCTCACCGGCGGTGCGGGCGCCGTCGCCGGCGCCGCGGCCACGTGGCTGGGCACTCGCGCGGCGGCCGACCCCGCCGCCCCGGCCCCGACGCCCGAGGACGCGGCCGGCACCGCGACGGTCCCGTGGCGGGGCGAGCACCAGGCCGGCGTCGTCACCGCTCCGCAGGCGTTCGGCACCTTCCTCGCGATGGACCTCGCCGACGACGTCGACCGCGACGCCCTCGTCCGCCTCATGCGGGTCTGGACCGACGACGTCGACCGGCTCACCACCGGGCGCGGCGGCCTGTCCGACACCGAGCCCGAGCTGGCCGAGGTGCCCGCCCGGCTGACGGTCACCCTGGGGCTCGGGCCGGGCTTCTTCACCGCAGCGGACCTGGAGGCACAGCGCCCGGCGTGGCTCGGCCCCCTGCCCGCGTTCGGCGTCGACCGGCTCGAGGACCGCTGGTCCGGCGGGGACCTCGTGCTGCAGATCTGCGCGGACGACCCGATCACCGTCGCGCACGCGGTGCGGCTGCTCACCAAGGAGGCGCGTTCCTTCGCGTCGGTACGCTGGGTCCAGCAGGGCTTCCGCAACGCACCGGGCACGACGCCGTCGGGGCAGACGATGCGCAACCTCTTCGGCCAGGTGGACGGCACCACGAATCCGCGAACGGGCACCGACGACGCCCTCATCTGGGCGGGCGGCGACGGCGTCCCTGCCTGGCTCGAGGGCGGGACGACGATGGTGGTCCGCCGCATCGCCATGGACGTGGACCGCTGGGACGAGCTCGACCGGACCGGACGCGAGATCGTCGTCGGCCGCGACCTCGACACCGGCGCCCCGCTGACCGGCGGCGCCGAGCACGACGAGGTCGACCTCGAGGCGACGAACGAGCTCGGCTTCCCAGTCATCGACATCGCGTCGCACGTCCGACGCTCGAGGACGTCGGACCCGACCCAGCGGATCCTGCGGCGCGCCTACAACTACGACGTGCCGCCCAAGCCGGGGCGGCTGTCGAGCTCCGGCCTGATCTTCGTGGCGTTCCAGGCCGACCTTGAGCACCAGTTCATCCCGCTGCAGCGGCGCCTGGACGAGATGGACCTGCTCAACGAGTGGACGGCGCCGATCGGCTCGGCGGTCTTCGCCGTCCCCGGCGGCGTGCGGACGGAGGGCGAGTACCTCGCGCAGCGGCTGCTCGAGGGGTGA
- a CDS encoding copper chaperone PCu(A)C, whose protein sequence is MKRPGLAATLVLVTALASCSSPGTADSTSAMSGSTSDASGTAQTDATAADGSLRVTDAWVKAATVEDGMTGAFGVLTNDGEQDVHVVGISSPVAGRAELHETVAGDGGAMVMQEMSDGFVVEAGEEHELVPGGDHLMLMELTEDLEAGDEVEITLELEGGATVTFVASGRTFSGANEEYGSHGEENPEREGEESVGRSEEPTETGSDG, encoded by the coding sequence ATGAAGCGCCCCGGGCTCGCAGCCACCCTCGTCCTCGTCACCGCCCTGGCGTCGTGCTCGTCGCCGGGCACGGCGGACTCGACGAGCGCCATGTCGGGGTCGACATCCGATGCGTCGGGGACCGCGCAGACCGACGCCACGGCGGCGGATGGGTCTCTCAGAGTCACCGACGCCTGGGTCAAAGCCGCCACCGTCGAGGACGGCATGACGGGCGCGTTCGGCGTCCTCACCAACGACGGCGAACAGGACGTCCACGTCGTCGGCATCTCCTCCCCCGTCGCCGGGCGCGCCGAGCTGCACGAGACGGTCGCCGGCGACGGCGGGGCGATGGTCATGCAGGAGATGTCCGACGGGTTCGTCGTCGAGGCCGGTGAGGAGCACGAGCTCGTCCCGGGCGGGGACCACCTCATGCTCATGGAGCTCACCGAGGACCTCGAGGCCGGCGACGAGGTCGAGATCACCCTCGAGCTCGAGGGCGGCGCCACGGTGACCTTCGTGGCCTCGGGCCGAACCTTCTCGGGCGCCAACGAGGAGTACGGCTCGCACGGCGAGGAGAACCCGGAGCGCGAGGGCGAGGAGTCCGTGGGCAGGTCCGAGGAGCCCACGGAGACGGGGTCCGACGGCTGA
- a CDS encoding copper resistance CopC family protein, with protein sequence MSFSAVRPRTGRTGRTGGTRTARLRSALVTVISLLGTVLVLALGTAPAVAHDYLVSTSPEADATVDVPPTSVDLTFNRSLLGVAPAMIVTGPAGETLVEGTPEIRDAIASMPMPSSMAEGTYRVAWSVVSGDGHRIQGAFAFSVGTPSLSSTDAGAPEGAADAPTAAVAEPGREQADGGFPAWAAGVLGGLALLAVLAIVVVGSMRSRAATEAITPPDPAPAATARTSTSPPGES encoded by the coding sequence ATGTCGTTCTCTGCCGTGCGCCCCCGCACCGGCCGCACCGGCCGCACCGGCGGAACCCGAACGGCACGCCTTCGCTCGGCTCTCGTCACGGTCATCTCCCTGCTGGGGACCGTCCTGGTGCTCGCGCTCGGCACCGCTCCCGCCGTGGCGCACGACTACCTCGTGAGCACCTCCCCCGAGGCCGACGCGACCGTCGACGTCCCGCCCACCTCGGTCGACCTCACCTTCAACAGGTCCCTGCTCGGCGTCGCCCCCGCGATGATCGTCACCGGCCCCGCCGGCGAGACGCTCGTCGAGGGCACGCCCGAGATCAGAGATGCCATCGCGAGCATGCCGATGCCCTCCTCGATGGCGGAGGGCACGTACCGCGTGGCGTGGTCCGTCGTCTCCGGGGACGGGCACCGGATCCAGGGGGCGTTCGCCTTCTCGGTCGGCACGCCGTCGCTCAGCAGCACCGACGCCGGAGCGCCCGAAGGCGCCGCCGACGCCCCGACGGCCGCCGTCGCCGAGCCGGGCCGAGAGCAGGCAGACGGCGGATTTCCCGCCTGGGCCGCCGGCGTGCTCGGCGGACTGGCCCTCCTGGCCGTGCTGGCAATCGTCGTCGTCGGGAGCATGCGATCCCGCGCCGCGACGGAGGCCATCACACCGCCCGATCCCGCTCCAGCCGCCACCGCACGAACCAGCACCTCGCCACCAGGAGAGTCATGA
- a CDS encoding magnesium transporter translates to MTELDTQRATELGTAAQHASRNVPVARSTDTAGEVLAAMRGHRYDSAAVVALVDGDRLSGLVTLERLLAAPPETILDQLMDPNPPVVTPSTAQERAAWLAVQHEEPTLVVVDEDGRFAGLVPPTALLEVVLQEHDEDMVRLGGFMRSASPAQTTSVEAIPRRLGHRLPWLLVGLAGALIAAGVVGSFEEQLSQEVLIAFFVPGVVYMADAVGTQTEALVIRGLSVGIGVRRIAGREVLTGLLLGIVLGLLSLLPVGLIWGDWLVAIAVALALLAASSIATVIALGLPWLIHRMGKDPAFGSGPLATVIQDLLTVTIYLVVATAIVL, encoded by the coding sequence ATGACGGAGCTCGACACGCAACGGGCGACGGAGCTCGGCACGGCTGCGCAGCACGCCTCCCGGAACGTCCCCGTCGCACGGTCGACAGACACCGCCGGCGAGGTCCTCGCGGCCATGCGCGGACACCGCTACGACAGCGCCGCCGTCGTCGCGCTCGTCGACGGCGACCGGCTCAGTGGCCTCGTCACGCTCGAGCGGCTCCTCGCCGCGCCGCCGGAGACGATCCTCGACCAGCTCATGGACCCGAACCCGCCCGTCGTCACGCCGTCGACCGCCCAGGAGCGGGCGGCATGGCTCGCCGTCCAGCACGAGGAACCCACCCTCGTGGTCGTCGACGAGGACGGCCGGTTCGCCGGGCTGGTCCCGCCGACGGCGCTGCTGGAGGTGGTCCTGCAGGAGCACGACGAGGACATGGTCAGGCTCGGCGGCTTCATGCGCTCGGCCTCTCCCGCGCAGACCACGTCGGTCGAGGCGATCCCTCGCCGCCTCGGGCACCGGCTGCCCTGGCTGCTCGTGGGGCTCGCGGGGGCGCTGATCGCCGCCGGCGTCGTCGGCAGCTTCGAGGAACAGCTCTCCCAGGAGGTGCTCATCGCGTTCTTCGTGCCCGGCGTCGTCTACATGGCCGACGCCGTGGGCACGCAGACCGAGGCACTGGTGATCCGGGGCCTGTCCGTCGGGATCGGGGTGCGGCGCATCGCGGGCCGGGAGGTCCTCACCGGACTGCTCCTGGGGATCGTGCTCGGGCTGCTGTCGCTGCTGCCCGTGGGGCTGATCTGGGGGGACTGGCTCGTGGCGATCGCGGTGGCTCTGGCGCTCCTGGCGGCGTCGTCGATCGCGACGGTCATCGCCCTGGGGCTGCCGTGGCTGATCCACCGGATGGGGAAGGACCCGGCCTTCGGGTCGGGCCCACTTGCCACGGTGATCCAGGACCTGCTGACGGTGACGATCTACCTCGTGGTCGCCACGGCGATCGTGCTGTAG
- a CDS encoding nucleoside deaminase gives MTTTRSAELTPQDEAHLRTALRVAVEAKAAGKHPFGAIVVDGDGRVVASRGNNALLPDGDPTQHAELLALSDAARAIGPDGMGHATLFTSAEPCVMCTGAGYWTGVGRIVYALSEVRLLELTGAHPENPTFSFPCREVLARGQREVAVSGPHLEDEAAEPHVGFWV, from the coding sequence GTGACCACCACCCGCAGCGCAGAGCTCACCCCTCAGGACGAGGCACACCTTCGTACGGCACTCCGGGTGGCGGTCGAGGCGAAGGCCGCAGGCAAGCATCCCTTCGGCGCGATCGTCGTGGACGGCGACGGACGCGTCGTTGCCTCGCGGGGGAACAACGCCCTCCTGCCCGACGGCGATCCCACCCAGCACGCGGAGCTGTTGGCGCTCTCGGACGCCGCCCGGGCGATCGGGCCGGACGGGATGGGCCACGCGACCCTGTTCACGAGCGCCGAGCCGTGCGTCATGTGCACGGGGGCGGGGTACTGGACGGGAGTCGGGCGGATCGTCTACGCGCTGTCGGAGGTCCGGCTGCTCGAGCTGACCGGCGCGCACCCCGAGAACCCGACCTTCTCCTTCCCATGCCGGGAGGTGCTGGCGCGCGGCCAGCGCGAGGTGGCGGTCAGCGGGCCGCACCTGGAGGACGAGGCGGCCGAGCCGCACGTGGGGTTCTGGGTCTGA
- a CDS encoding IS110 family transposase — MFTNIIPAARERWVVGLDVHARSISASALDLTTGELINAHLAAETTAVLRFLTGLNGPAAVAYEAGPTGFGLARALDQAGLRCVVAAPSKIARASGDRVKTDKRDATLLARRLAAADLTAVRVPTPTEEAARDLTRAHEDARTDLMSARHRASKLLLRHGIVYSGGRAWTLEHHAWLARIRLPQPASQTAFDDAHQHVLLLEARKKNLAHQVALLAAESEFTGVFHALGCLRGIAGITAMSLAVEIGDWDRFTGASIGAYLGLTPTEHSSGGTRRLGPITKAGNPHARRLLVEAAWHHRPGYRVGTILQARFDAATPTQAARGHEGNLRLHRRWEHFDTEHKRTTVANIAIARELAGWCWSLATTR, encoded by the coding sequence GTGTTCACCAACATAATCCCTGCCGCTCGTGAGCGGTGGGTCGTGGGTCTAGACGTCCACGCCCGTTCCATCAGCGCGTCCGCGCTCGACCTGACCACCGGCGAGCTCATCAATGCCCACCTGGCCGCAGAGACCACCGCGGTGCTGCGGTTCCTCACCGGTCTGAACGGCCCGGCAGCGGTGGCCTACGAGGCCGGCCCGACCGGGTTCGGCCTCGCTAGGGCGTTGGACCAGGCCGGGCTGCGGTGCGTGGTCGCCGCCCCCTCCAAGATCGCCCGCGCATCGGGCGACCGGGTCAAGACCGACAAACGTGACGCGACTCTGCTGGCCCGGCGCCTGGCAGCCGCGGACCTGACCGCGGTACGGGTCCCGACCCCGACCGAGGAAGCCGCTCGAGACCTGACCCGCGCCCACGAGGACGCCCGCACCGACCTGATGAGCGCCCGGCACCGCGCCTCCAAGCTCCTCCTGCGCCACGGCATCGTCTACTCCGGCGGGAGAGCATGGACTCTGGAGCACCACGCCTGGCTGGCGCGGATCCGTCTCCCGCAGCCGGCTTCCCAGACCGCCTTCGACGACGCCCACCAACACGTCCTGCTGCTGGAGGCCCGCAAGAAGAACCTCGCCCACCAGGTCGCCCTCCTGGCAGCCGAGAGTGAGTTCACCGGCGTGTTCCACGCCCTGGGCTGCCTACGCGGTATCGCCGGCATCACCGCGATGTCGTTGGCCGTAGAGATCGGTGACTGGGACCGGTTCACCGGCGCCTCGATCGGCGCCTACCTCGGCCTGACCCCGACCGAGCACTCCTCCGGAGGCACCCGGCGCCTGGGGCCGATCACCAAGGCCGGCAACCCCCACGCCCGCCGACTGCTCGTCGAAGCGGCCTGGCACCACCGCCCCGGCTACCGGGTCGGGACCATCTTGCAAGCTCGTTTCGATGCCGCCACCCCCACCCAGGCCGCCCGCGGCCACGAGGGCAACCTGCGCCTGCACCGCCGCTGGGAACACTTCGACACCGAGCACAAACGCACCACGGTCGCGAACATCGCGATCGCCCGAGAACTCGCCGGATGGTGCTGGTCCCTGGCCACCACCCGGTGA
- a CDS encoding IS3 family transposase (programmed frameshift) — protein MPKPYPKEFRDDVVRVARNREPGVHLKQIAADFGISESCLTNWLKTADVEDGTKPGTTTADNAELRAAKKRIRLLEQENEVLRRAAAYLSQANLPKMMYPLVRELAVDGVPVTVTCRVLKIARQPYYRWLAHPVTDSDLEQAYRANALFDAHREDPEFGYRFLLDEAREAGEAMAVRTAWRICSANGWWSAFGKPKRGKNGKKPGPPVHDDLCAVTDDKGRVRHAFTAESLNELWLTDITEHWTGEGKLYLCAIKDVSSNRIVGYSIDSRMKSRLAVAALNNAAARRGDVAGCVVHSDRGSQFRSRKFVHALNRHAMVGSMGRVGAAGDNAAMESFFSLLQKNVLDRRAWATREELRIEIVTWIERTYHRRRRQDALGRLTPIEYETIMTTPATQAA, from the exons GTGCCCAAGCCCTACCCGAAGGAGTTCCGCGACGACGTGGTCCGTGTCGCGAGGAACCGTGAGCCAGGGGTCCATCTGAAGCAGATCGCTGCCGATTTCGGGATCAGCGAGTCGTGCCTGACGAACTGGTTGAAGACCGCCGACGTCGAGGACGGCACCAAGCCGGGCACGACCACGGCCGACAACGCCGAGTTGCGCGCGGCGAAGAAGCGGATCCGGCTGCTGGAGCAGGAGAACGAGGTCCTGCGCCGTGCCGCGGCCTATCTCTCGCAGGCGAACCTGCCG AAAATGATGTACCCGCTCGTCCGTGAGCTGGCCGTCGACGGTGTTCCCGTCACGGTGACGTGCCGGGTGCTCAAGATCGCGCGCCAGCCCTACTACCGCTGGCTCGCTCACCCGGTCACCGACTCCGACCTCGAGCAGGCCTACCGTGCCAACGCCCTGTTCGACGCCCACCGCGAGGACCCGGAGTTCGGCTACCGGTTCCTCCTCGATGAGGCACGCGAGGCCGGGGAGGCGATGGCGGTACGGACCGCGTGGCGGATCTGCTCGGCCAATGGGTGGTGGTCGGCGTTCGGCAAGCCCAAGCGCGGCAAGAACGGCAAGAAGCCGGGCCCGCCGGTCCATGACGACCTGTGCGCCGTGACCGACGACAAGGGCCGGGTCCGGCACGCGTTCACCGCCGAAAGTCTCAACGAGCTGTGGCTGACCGACATCACCGAGCACTGGACCGGTGAGGGCAAGCTCTACCTGTGTGCGATCAAGGACGTCTCCTCCAACCGGATCGTGGGGTACTCCATCGACTCGAGGATGAAGTCACGCCTGGCCGTCGCAGCGCTCAACAACGCCGCCGCACGCCGTGGCGACGTCGCCGGCTGTGTTGTTCATTCTGACCGTGGATCTCAATTTCGAAGCCGGAAATTCGTCCACGCTCTCAACCGTCACGCCATGGTCGGCTCCATGGGCCGCGTCGGCGCAGCCGGCGACAACGCCGCAATGGAGTCGTTCTTCTCCCTGCTGCAGAAGAACGTTCTCGACCGCCGAGCCTGGGCCACCCGTGAAGAGCTACGGATCGAGATCGTGACCTGGATCGAACGGACCTACCACCGCCGCCGACGCCAAGACGCCCTGGGCCGATTGACCCCCATCGAGTACGAGACCATCATGACCACGCCAGCCACTCAGGCTGCCTGA